One Nicotiana sylvestris chromosome 12, ASM39365v2, whole genome shotgun sequence genomic window carries:
- the LOC138883270 gene encoding uncharacterized protein, with amino-acid sequence MRLNRLKKIKERYDNLKLVTLPQARYDWVHLRLKDFKSVSEYNSAMFRITSKLKLYGDTITDYDMLEKTSTTFHASHMVLQQQYKEKGFKKYSELISLLLVAEQNNDLLMRNHENRPTGSTTLPEVDEVYSHYAKREKGRGPIRGRGRGQGRNFPGVNHPPKKNNHQK; translated from the exons ATGAGACTCAACCGTCTCAAGAAGATTAAG gaaagatatgacaacttaaagttggtcactcttccacaagcacgatatgattgggtGCATCTGAGGCTCAaagactttaagtctgtttctgaatataattctgcaatgttcagaattacttctaaattgaaactctatggagatactatcactgattatgatatgcttgaaaaaacaTCTACAACATTTCATGCCTCCCATATGGTTCTGCAACAGCAGTACAAAGAGAAAGGTTTCAAGAAGTACTCTGAGCTGATTTCTCTTCTCCTTGTGGCTGAGCAAAACAATGACTTGCTCATGAGAAATCACGAAAATCGACCCACTGGATCTACAACATTGCCTGAAGTGGATGAGGTGTATTCCCATTATGCTAAGCGTGAAAAAGGCCGTGGCCCTAttcgtggtcgtggtcgtggaCAAGGAAGAAATTTTCCTGGTGTTAATCACCCCCCAAAGAAAAATAACCACCAAAAGTGA